The DNA sequence CCGGCTTCCAGGCAGGCTTCCACGTGCTCCGCCGTGGCCACCTCAGTCATCACCAGCAGGCCGGTGCGGGACCTCACCTCCTTCAACCAATCCAGCGCCTTATGCCCGGCACCCTCGAAGCCCCCGGGACGGGTGCGCGGTTTCCACACACCGGCGCGGAACACCTTTGCTTGTCCGGCCGACGCGATGGCTCCGGCAGTGGCCATCACCTGCTCGCGGCTTTCCGCGCTGCATGGACCCGCCACCAACAAGGGCCGGTCCAACTCCAGGCCCCAATCGTGGAAAGCCCTGGGGGACAATGCTGTTGTACCGGGGTCCATTGACGCCAAAGGTAGACCCTTGGTGAACGCCGGTGCCGGTGGGCCGGTTCGCATCAACACTGGTGTACAAGCCTGGCCGGTCGGCTCCAGTCCCGGGCCTTGCCGCTTCAAGCCGGTCAGGCTAGGGCCGGCGCATGGGCGATCAGGTGCAATAGGTCCATGAATTGGTTGCCCACGCACCCTGCTTCAGCATCTCCTTGATGGCCAGGATGTTACATAAAGCTGCTCATGATCCAGGTGGATGGGACCCTTTCACGGTCCCTCCAGCGCCGCTTCGAAGTCCACCACACACTGGCGCGTGTTGTCCAGATCGTCCACCGCGCCGATGCATTGGAAGAGCGGTTCGAACTGACGGTGAGCCTGCCTGAATCGCGCGGCCGCGCCACGGGCATCCCCTTCCGGGAAAATGGCCGGCACCAGTTCCCCTTCGAGGTGCCGGCTGATGTAGGAGCGGTGCCCCAGATCGAAGGTCTCCAGTTCGGTGCCGTCGCGCTGCATGCGCAGATGAGCGAGGCCATTCTCGTAGTAGCACAGCGCGCCATGCGCCATCAGGCGCACAGGCAGATGGCCCTGGGGCTCTATGCGGAACAGGATGCCTTTGTAAGAGAAGCCCCACAGGTCGCGGCACGGGATCCGGCGCCGGCTTCCCTCTTGTTCCACCAGCAACACCGGACGGCCCAGGTGGGGTATCACGTCAAGCAGGTCGCCCACCTGCTCACCGCGCTTGGCATGCATCTCCGCCGGCGAACGATATACGGTGACGGCATGCTGCGCTCCGGTATCGGCCCATGCGAAGAGCGCACACATCCAGATCACCGACCGGCCCATGGGCATGGACGCAAGGTATCGGGCACCCCGGGGCACGCTCGGGGCGTCGGTCACGACTTATCAACGGCGCCGCCCACCACGATCACGAATTCCCCACGCGGCGCATGCTTGGTGAAGTGCGCATACAGCATGGCCAGGTCACCACGCACGGTCTCCTCGAAGAGCTTGCTCAATTCCCGGCTCACGCTCGCCGGGCGGTCGTTGCCAAAGGCTTCGGCCATGTCGCCGAGGGTACGCCCGATCCGATGTGGACTTTCATAGAAGACCATGGTGCGCCGCTCGCGTGAGAGTTCCGTCAAGCGCGTGCGTCGTCCCTTTTTCACAGGCAGGAATCCCTCGAACGTGAAACGGTCGCAGGGCAGACCGCTCACCACCAAGGCGGGCACGAAAGCCGCGGCACCGGGCAGACATTCCACCTCGATACCGGCCAGCAAAGCCGCCCGCACCAGCAGAAAACCGGGGTCGCTGATGCCCGGTGTGCCCGCATCGCTCACCAGCGCAAGACGCTCGCCCTTCAGCAGGCGCTCCACCAGCTGGCCCACCCCGCGATGCTCGTTGTGCGCATGGAAGCTCACCAGCGGTTTGCGCAGGCCCAGATGC is a window from the Flavobacteriales bacterium genome containing:
- the rsmI gene encoding 16S rRNA (cytidine(1402)-2'-O)-methyltransferase: MDAPRTASKAPLTLVPTPIGNLDDITMRAVKVLGEVDAVVAEDTRVAGELLKHLGLRKPLVSFHAHNEHRGVGQLVERLLKGERLALVSDAGTPGISDPGFLLVRAALLAGIEVECLPGAAAFVPALVVSGLPCDRFTFEGFLPVKKGRRTRLTELSRERRTMVFYESPHRIGRTLGDMAEAFGNDRPASVSRELSKLFEETVRGDLAMLYAHFTKHAPRGEFVIVVGGAVDKS